Proteins co-encoded in one Nitrospira sp. genomic window:
- a CDS encoding ISNCY family transposase has translation MVGEDRVMMSAKELRRIHVIRQVRDKRITQQEAGTMLRLTERQIRRLLGRVKEEGDQGRVHRGRGKPSNRRIAEPVKAKMLRLYETRYGDFGPTLAAEKLTERHRLEVSDETLRRWLRERGIDHFARRKRPHRAWRARKAHVGELVQLDGSHHDWLEGRGPWGVLMAYIDDASSRVFARFYEYEGTIPAMDSFQRYIRHQGIPLAIYADKHTTYQSPAEPTVAEQLAGEAPQSQFGRALDELGVELIAAHSPQAKGRVERLFKTFQDRLVKELRLARIGTFEAANRFLEGYLPVYNRRFAVRPAHAVNLHRPKPTAQVLERSLCIKTSRCLRKDFTIAHEGRLYQVHDNLRATRVVVEEHVDGTMRLTHHGRALAFHAIAARPVSAAAVTAVSRSQRPIKPPADHPWRKRWRQERGHHPAAAGT, from the coding sequence ATGGTGGGAGAGGACAGGGTGATGATGAGTGCCAAGGAGTTGCGGCGGATCCATGTGATTCGCCAGGTGCGGGACAAGCGGATCACACAACAGGAGGCGGGCACCATGTTGCGGCTGACGGAGCGTCAGATCCGGCGCCTTCTTGGGCGGGTAAAGGAGGAGGGCGACCAGGGACGTGTCCATCGGGGACGGGGGAAGCCGTCGAATCGGCGCATCGCGGAGCCGGTCAAGGCGAAGATGCTGCGGCTGTATGAGACACGCTATGGAGACTTTGGGCCGACGTTGGCGGCGGAGAAGTTGACGGAGCGGCACCGACTCGAGGTCAGCGACGAGACTCTGCGGCGCTGGTTGCGGGAGCGGGGGATTGATCATTTCGCACGCCGGAAGCGACCGCATCGCGCGTGGCGTGCGCGCAAGGCGCATGTCGGGGAACTGGTGCAACTGGATGGGTCCCATCATGATTGGTTGGAGGGGCGCGGCCCGTGGGGTGTCCTGATGGCCTACATCGACGATGCGAGCAGTCGCGTCTTTGCTCGGTTCTATGAGTACGAGGGCACGATCCCGGCGATGGACAGCTTCCAGCGCTACATTCGGCACCAGGGGATTCCGCTGGCCATCTATGCGGACAAGCATACGACCTACCAGTCGCCAGCTGAGCCCACGGTGGCGGAGCAGCTGGCCGGGGAGGCACCCCAGAGTCAGTTCGGACGGGCACTGGATGAGCTGGGGGTTGAGCTGATCGCGGCGCACTCCCCACAGGCCAAGGGGCGGGTGGAGCGGCTGTTTAAGACGTTCCAGGATCGACTGGTCAAGGAGTTGCGCCTCGCACGGATTGGGACCTTCGAGGCGGCGAACCGATTCCTGGAGGGCTATCTGCCGGTCTACAACCGCCGGTTCGCGGTGCGGCCGGCGCACGCAGTCAATCTGCATCGGCCGAAGCCGACGGCCCAGGTGCTGGAGCGAAGCCTGTGTATCAAGACATCCCGGTGTCTGCGGAAGGACTTCACCATTGCTCATGAAGGGCGGCTCTATCAGGTTCACGACAATCTCCGCGCCACTCGTGTGGTGGTCGAAGAACATGTGGATGGGACGATGCGGCTCACGCACCACGGACGGGCGCTCGCCTTTCACGCGATCGCGGCGCGACCTGTGTCGGCGGCAGCGGTCACGGCGGTGTCCCGATCGCAGCGCCCGATCAAACCGCCGGCGGATCATCCATGGCGCAAGCGATGGCGGCAGGAACGAGGACACCACCCGGCGGCGGCCGGAACATAA
- a CDS encoding cytochrome c: MKTSRFLLLVVVVVFAIPAASAERHMMQPRVPADKLAEARALRSPLSNSPEVIEQGKALYHGKGTCFTCHGADGDGKGPAGAKLNPAPRNFQHHGFWRHRTEGELFWVIKHGSLGTGMIGFGPVLSDEEIWALIQYERTFSRRHGPGMRGHRGGMGPSEGMDGMQGREHQGRRDGIDE, encoded by the coding sequence ATGAAGACGAGCCGGTTCCTGTTATTGGTCGTCGTGGTTGTCTTTGCGATCCCCGCCGCTTCAGCAGAGCGGCACATGATGCAGCCGAGAGTGCCTGCCGATAAGCTGGCTGAAGCAAGGGCTCTCAGAAGCCCCTTGTCGAATTCGCCCGAGGTAATTGAGCAGGGCAAAGCGCTGTATCATGGTAAGGGCACGTGCTTCACCTGTCATGGAGCGGACGGAGACGGCAAAGGACCAGCGGGCGCCAAACTGAATCCCGCTCCTCGCAATTTTCAGCACCACGGATTTTGGCGCCATCGCACCGAAGGAGAACTTTTCTGGGTCATTAAACATGGCTCGCTCGGCACCGGCATGATCGGATTCGGGCCGGTCTTATCCGATGAAGAGATCTGGGCCCTCATTCAGTATGAACGGACCTTTTCCAGGAGACATGGACCAGGCATGAGGGGTCATAGAGGGGGCATGGGACCGAGTGAGGGCATGGATGGGATGCAAGGCAGGGAACATCAAGGCCGAAGAGACGGTATAGATGAGTGA
- a CDS encoding Dyp-type peroxidase, with protein MPTPQPGVLAAGSPHAYFLTFTTGHGAERSAWIKAIRDILPTAKTLAIREKRAGLFCAFGIGSGLWDRLSPENRPAGLRPFRAIEANGRVAPATGGDLLVQIRSGRHDLNLDLAMKLAQRLQHVATVSEEIHGFRYRDSRDLTGFIDGTENPTGKARAGAALIGAEDRRFACGSYVAVQRYIHDLERWRRLGDQEQEGIIGRTKRNSVELPKSRKPDTAHISRVVIERDGEELQILRQSYPWGTVREAGLYFVAYTKSLNVFDLMLARMMGTTHDGKHDRLMEFSRAVTGATFFAPSLETIASLKP; from the coding sequence ATGCCGACACCGCAACCTGGCGTCCTTGCAGCAGGAAGCCCTCATGCCTATTTTCTCACGTTTACAACCGGCCATGGTGCCGAACGCTCGGCATGGATCAAGGCAATACGGGATATTCTCCCGACAGCGAAGACGCTCGCAATTCGTGAGAAAAGGGCAGGGCTCTTCTGCGCGTTTGGTATCGGTTCCGGCCTCTGGGATCGGCTCTCACCGGAGAACCGTCCTGCCGGACTTCGGCCGTTCCGCGCCATTGAAGCAAATGGGCGCGTAGCACCTGCGACCGGAGGAGATCTCCTGGTGCAGATCCGTTCCGGGCGTCATGACTTGAATCTCGATCTCGCAATGAAGCTCGCACAACGTTTGCAGCACGTTGCGACGGTGAGCGAGGAGATACACGGATTCCGGTATCGCGATTCACGAGACCTGACTGGATTCATCGACGGAACAGAAAACCCCACAGGGAAGGCCAGGGCGGGCGCCGCCTTGATCGGAGCAGAGGATCGGCGTTTCGCCTGCGGCAGCTACGTGGCGGTCCAGCGCTATATTCACGATCTCGAACGGTGGCGGCGGTTGGGGGACCAGGAGCAGGAAGGGATTATCGGAAGGACGAAGCGGAACAGCGTCGAGCTGCCGAAATCGAGAAAACCCGACACGGCTCACATCAGCCGCGTGGTGATCGAGCGAGACGGGGAGGAACTGCAAATCCTGAGACAAAGTTATCCTTGGGGGACCGTCCGTGAAGCGGGGCTTTACTTCGTCGCCTACACGAAGTCTCTCAACGTTTTCGACCTGATGCTGGCTCGCATGATGGGGACGACGCACGATGGGAAGCACGATCGATTAATGGAATTCAGCCGGGCTGTCACAGGCGCGACATTCTTCGCGCCATCACTGGAAACGATAGCGTCACTCAAACCATGA
- a CDS encoding DUF3365 domain-containing protein yields MSTRKCLIAGLSVTLCVLGSWGMGNAGKESTGSVPLETVADYIYSVLAADRTFYTVHVVERMQKRGAIKSSEKWRLESALPLPAQFVQESSSLAELTGSKVRYRLISLNPINKQSGPRTEFEQKALEAVMTHPDQPYKGFVREGGGRYFQAVYADQAVSPSCVTCHNADPRSAKHDYKLNDVLGGVLISLPASE; encoded by the coding sequence ATGTCAACAAGGAAGTGTCTTATCGCAGGATTGAGCGTTACGCTCTGCGTACTCGGGAGTTGGGGAATGGGTAACGCCGGCAAGGAATCGACCGGCAGCGTTCCATTGGAGACGGTGGCGGACTATATTTATTCAGTCCTGGCAGCCGACAGGACATTTTATACAGTCCACGTCGTGGAGCGAATGCAGAAGAGAGGTGCGATCAAATCGTCGGAAAAATGGCGTTTGGAAAGCGCACTCCCTCTCCCGGCTCAATTCGTTCAGGAGTCATCGAGCTTGGCCGAGCTGACGGGAAGCAAAGTGCGTTATCGGTTGATCAGCCTCAACCCGATCAACAAGCAGAGCGGCCCGCGAACCGAGTTTGAACAGAAAGCGCTCGAGGCGGTTATGACGCATCCCGATCAGCCATACAAGGGCTTTGTCAGGGAGGGAGGCGGTCGATATTTCCAAGCCGTCTACGCAGACCAAGCCGTTTCGCCAAGCTGTGTGACCTGTCACAACGCCGACCCTCGTAGCGCGAAGCATGACTATAAGCTCAACGACGTGCTGGGCGGCGTCCTGATTTCACTCCCGGCATCCGAGTGA
- a CDS encoding DsrE family protein has protein sequence MATFIISGSRGTDDPTMATLPFMAAKTAKEQGHDVVLWLWNEAVTLGRKGAADHVTGVNLTPLKELLAAIQASGVSIWVCGACAVARQIGGGDLVAGASIKGMPDYIKAVAERDRNVMF, from the coding sequence ATGGCGACTTTCATCATTTCCGGCAGCCGAGGAACCGACGATCCCACGATGGCGACCTTGCCGTTCATGGCCGCCAAAACGGCCAAGGAACAAGGACATGACGTGGTGCTGTGGCTGTGGAATGAAGCCGTGACGTTGGGACGGAAAGGTGCCGCTGATCATGTGACCGGTGTGAACCTGACTCCGTTGAAAGAACTACTCGCAGCTATCCAGGCGTCTGGTGTGTCGATCTGGGTGTGCGGTGCCTGTGCTGTGGCCAGACAAATTGGCGGAGGAGATCTGGTGGCCGGTGCTTCCATCAAAGGCATGCCGGATTACATCAAAGCCGTCGCCGAGCGCGATCGGAACGTGATGTTCTGA
- a CDS encoding cytochrome c, with protein MHAGRRRVVLCAALAGLSALGLSNIGVKDLTGSPNGGDPVTGREIYVNTCIRCHGIDGKGALGIKLVPPPADRTSAIVQNRLDGTLFRRIHDGKPNTAMGAWKYSLSDEEIWDVLTYVRTLGVESSGQP; from the coding sequence ATGCATGCTGGTAGACGAAGGGTGGTGTTGTGCGCAGCGTTAGCCGGTTTGTCAGCGCTGGGATTGAGCAATATCGGAGTGAAAGATCTTACTGGTTCCCCAAATGGAGGTGATCCAGTCACTGGGCGAGAAATCTATGTGAATACTTGCATCCGTTGCCACGGAATCGACGGCAAGGGTGCGCTCGGAATCAAACTCGTTCCGCCTCCGGCCGACCGCACGTCGGCTATTGTCCAAAATCGACTCGACGGCACGTTGTTCCGGCGCATTCATGATGGCAAACCGAATACTGCTATGGGTGCGTGGAAATACAGTCTCTCAGACGAAGAGATTTGGGATGTCTTGACCTATGTGCGCACACTCGGAGTTGAGTCTAGTGGGCAACCATAG
- a CDS encoding CBS domain-containing protein encodes MSTLTGPGVPMGGFKTVGQIRATNELVFRRDQNAMGVAVELLATHTPGAPIVDERGSFIGFISEFDILRALEAKKDLNRLTAEDVMVKEHIAVTEETSVDEAVKIMEDKRLLSLPVKKNGKVAYSITRHDLLRAWIGLGVSIEDGGV; translated from the coding sequence ATGAGTACGCTAACCGGGCCAGGGGTTCCTATGGGAGGGTTCAAGACCGTCGGGCAGATACGTGCAACGAACGAGCTTGTTTTTCGTCGTGATCAGAATGCGATGGGAGTTGCCGTTGAACTCCTGGCCACTCATACCCCCGGCGCACCGATCGTCGACGAACGAGGTAGCTTCATCGGCTTCATCAGCGAGTTCGACATTCTTCGGGCGTTGGAAGCCAAAAAGGATCTCAACCGTTTAACAGCCGAAGATGTGATGGTGAAGGAGCACATCGCCGTGACCGAGGAGACGAGTGTCGATGAAGCTGTGAAAATCATGGAGGACAAACGACTCTTAAGCTTGCCGGTGAAGAAGAATGGGAAGGTGGCGTACTCAATCACCCGTCACGATCTCTTAAGGGCCTGGATCGGACTTGGAGTGTCTATCGAAGATGGGGGTGTGTAG
- a CDS encoding OsmC family protein, whose amino-acid sequence MKLTATFHGGTRYDIVSGQHRIITDQAVEDGGQGAGMGPVELFVGSVASCVAYFVGQFCGRHGISRDGLTVDAEWAMAESPHRVGRIDIGIHLPHRITVEQRERLLKVAHGCTVHQSIAVRPTIEIKLNPSTHQKANGS is encoded by the coding sequence ATGAAACTCACGGCCACTTTTCACGGCGGGACACGCTACGACATTGTGAGCGGCCAGCATCGAATCATCACCGATCAGGCAGTGGAGGACGGGGGGCAGGGTGCCGGAATGGGTCCGGTTGAACTCTTTGTCGGGTCCGTCGCTAGTTGCGTTGCGTACTTCGTCGGGCAATTCTGCGGGCGGCACGGTATTTCACGAGATGGCTTGACCGTCGACGCCGAATGGGCGATGGCTGAAAGCCCGCATCGTGTCGGTCGTATCGATATCGGAATCCACCTTCCCCATCGAATCACGGTGGAACAAAGAGAGCGGCTGTTGAAGGTGGCGCATGGGTGCACTGTGCACCAATCAATCGCGGTGAGGCCGACCATCGAGATCAAGTTGAATCCGTCCACACATCAGAAAGCCAACGGGTCGTGA
- a CDS encoding c-type cytochrome, with protein MGLEEFRRVIAATVTLTAGVALFQDPSFASDQSRAKDPLQQTCVQCHRLEGTADSRFNLRAPDLIWAGSKYQRSWLIRWLTGKEAPIYAKGYRWDVTDVPSKHPMVTESEANEIADYFAQHNKDPRVTVGAFDLSKVTKFDVKFGAAAYKAHACLGCHTIEENGKLIGGQQSAALQKSGQRYDKDWLFRFGLNPQDFVPHSGEFLADATEPQLRAVIGYLMVQGVPDFQYYEPWTSPEFGKADAERGKVLYKEYCAQCHGLTGKGDGPAASGLEPKPAIHANMPFEKLPMEYLYTVINHGGPAVGKSPNMPYWGLTIGQQGVADVIAYLKVTFKGLPDVAAAGGGAQGAACVQPRKTAKAPEDFLSKTNPHSSSAGSIQAGKELFLKTAPPVACVMCHGEQGDGKGLMGAALVPPPRNFTCGTMMRDIPDGQLFWIIKNGSPGTGMMSFALLPDEQVWQLIHYIRSLAK; from the coding sequence ATGGGTCTGGAAGAATTCAGGAGAGTGATTGCAGCCACTGTGACTCTGACGGCAGGAGTGGCTCTATTTCAGGACCCCTCCTTTGCGAGTGATCAATCCCGCGCAAAGGATCCGCTCCAACAAACCTGTGTGCAATGTCACCGGTTGGAAGGGACAGCCGACTCTCGGTTCAATCTCCGAGCTCCTGACTTGATCTGGGCTGGCAGCAAGTATCAACGGTCTTGGCTTATTCGTTGGCTCACCGGAAAAGAAGCCCCGATCTATGCCAAAGGCTATCGGTGGGATGTGACGGACGTTCCATCGAAGCACCCCATGGTGACAGAATCTGAGGCGAACGAAATCGCCGATTACTTCGCCCAACACAACAAAGACCCGCGCGTAACGGTCGGCGCATTTGATCTCTCAAAGGTCACGAAGTTCGACGTCAAGTTTGGTGCGGCGGCCTATAAGGCCCATGCCTGCCTCGGCTGCCACACGATCGAGGAGAACGGTAAATTGATTGGGGGGCAACAGAGCGCGGCTCTGCAGAAGTCCGGTCAGCGATATGACAAGGACTGGCTGTTTCGCTTCGGTCTGAACCCACAGGACTTCGTCCCGCACAGCGGTGAATTCCTGGCTGATGCGACGGAACCGCAACTGCGTGCCGTGATCGGCTATCTGATGGTCCAAGGAGTGCCCGACTTTCAATATTATGAGCCGTGGACGAGTCCTGAGTTCGGCAAGGCGGACGCGGAGCGCGGCAAGGTGTTGTACAAGGAATACTGCGCCCAGTGTCACGGGCTGACCGGCAAAGGTGACGGCCCTGCCGCGTCGGGCTTGGAGCCGAAGCCGGCGATTCACGCCAACATGCCGTTTGAAAAACTTCCGATGGAATATCTCTATACCGTGATCAACCATGGTGGTCCGGCTGTCGGCAAATCGCCGAATATGCCGTACTGGGGGCTGACCATCGGGCAGCAGGGGGTAGCAGATGTAATCGCCTATTTGAAGGTGACGTTCAAGGGACTACCGGATGTCGCCGCCGCGGGTGGCGGTGCTCAAGGCGCGGCCTGTGTGCAGCCGCGCAAGACGGCCAAGGCGCCGGAAGACTTCCTCTCCAAAACAAATCCGCATTCATCCTCGGCTGGTTCAATCCAAGCGGGCAAGGAGTTGTTTCTCAAGACAGCGCCACCCGTCGCCTGTGTCATGTGTCACGGCGAGCAAGGCGATGGCAAGGGCTTGATGGGCGCGGCCCTGGTGCCGCCGCCAAGAAATTTTACCTGTGGGACGATGATGCGAGACATTCCCGATGGTCAACTGTTCTGGATCATCAAGAATGGTTCCCCTGGAACAGGGATGATGTCGTTTGCCTTGCTGCCGGATGAACAAGTATGGCAGCTGATTCACTACATTCGTTCGCTGGCGAAGTAA
- a CDS encoding DUF2892 domain-containing protein, which translates to MTCNVGGIERPIRIGAGLLAIMIGLFAGFSTAVAGAALAVGVILLLTGAVGYCPLFTLFEISTRSPASGVNK; encoded by the coding sequence ATGACGTGCAATGTCGGAGGGATTGAGAGACCAATTCGAATTGGAGCAGGACTACTGGCGATCATGATCGGCCTCTTTGCGGGGTTTTCAACCGCCGTTGCAGGAGCAGCACTTGCGGTGGGGGTCATACTGCTGCTCACTGGGGCGGTGGGGTATTGCCCCCTATTCACGTTGTTCGAGATCAGTACCCGTTCTCCGGCGTCCGGTGTGAATAAATGA